The Daphnia carinata strain CSIRO-1 chromosome 1, CSIRO_AGI_Dcar_HiC_V3, whole genome shotgun sequence sequence TAGGTATAGGCACAGAAGAGGGAAACTTACCGCTAGACTCTTGAAGAACTTTACGCTATTCGCTCTGCCGCCAACgctgaaatttcaaaaaatctgTACAACCAAAGTAGACaaataaaaagccaaaaacacGTTGACAGGGGTCGTCTTTTTAATTCTCGCTgtatttttttgggtttttcgttgttgttgaagtgTGCTCTTCAGATAATGACGTCACTCATTAAAAACTATGCAGACCGTGCGCACGCCTCAATacatttccaatttttttgtatgtttcgGGACTTTTTGTCAGCTAATGACTGTTAGTGTCTTTATACGTGAGAGCTTCTGCGATGATGAAGATTCTGCTGATCTGTGAAAGTTCCATACTATaagaacaaaagagagagagacaacaacgatgagaaaaaaaaatctaggaTGAAAGAAGTAGAAAggaaaaggagagaaagaatGGACCAAGTTCCAAAGATAACATACAGAGTACATCAAAGAGCCATCTAGGAAAAATATGTCTGCAACATCGGCCTTCTCTAGCACCCCTTTCTTGTTCTCCCCTCTCTTCAACTCGAgctctattttatttattttttcattccccTCAATACAGACATGGAAGTAGAGTGATATTGACGATCTATAACGTGTATATCTGTGCGGAATCGCCTATGGCTTCTCCATATCGATTCATTTATCTTCCCATCTCAAATGTACACACGCGCCTTATCGTCTTTCACCAAACATCCCTATAAAGAATCCCTTTTTTCATCTGTGTATTTTTAAAAGGATGACCATTGAATGGTCAGGATAAAAGTTTACGTGTGAACAATAGCCAGATGGGATATAAAGGGTTTTTTTCGTTATAGTGTAGCGGTCACGAGTTGGTACTATATTATTACGTATTGATTGaaactttctttcttttgtcattcttttttatcaTCGCAATCATGACTACATTTTATATGGTGAGGGTGGGGGGAGAGATGATGGTGACATATCATAACACATTCTCGCTAAAGGTTCTGTTATTGACGTCCACGTGACTCGTCGATGATTGAGCCGCCAGTGATGATGTCATTCACTAAACTAGGAGGGGTTGACTAAAACATGTAAGAAAtgcccttttttaaatatttataagTGTTGAATACAAAATATACGTTAGGACATACAAGACTATAGAacaaatattcttttttcgatGTTCCAGCtgttttcgtccttttttttttgctaacaTCCACACAACTCTAAAGCTATATCATCCATACCAGTACAGTTATAACCCCTCTGGAGACTAATATATGAAGTTTATATCGCTCTCGCGTGTGTCTACGTGGAAGACGCAGAGACGGAGAAGTAACACAGTATGGTAGAATGATATTAGGAAGGGAGAGAATTGGAAGAACGATTCCGactgaagagaaaaaacggGAGAACGAGCGATCCGAGCACATTATATCCCCCCTCTCTTCTCTGAAACCTTTTGCTGTACAGAGAGAGAGGCAGCACACGAAGATTGCCAGGAATTTCAATTACCAACGTACAACTATATAGCAGCGCGCGTACTATACAGAGCACATCGTTCGTGATCCTACGCGTGTGAGGGCTAGGACAATCAGTCGCAGGGAAAATATATGAAGGAGCTTTTCTCAGAGGATAGGAATTCCCACGTGAGTGCTGCTGCTGAACACGAACTGTATAGTTccaggaagaaagaaaaaaaaagaaagtttttatttttcgggGAGGGAATTAAAAGAGACAGGCTTTGTATGTTGAGGAACAAGGATTTTTCGAAAAGCTATTccaatcctttttttaaaaaaatgttctttaatGCTCCATTATTTGTTTATGAACGATGCTGTGACAAAAAATCAAGTGACAGACAACAAAAGCCTCATTGAAAAGTCATCAAAAGAGAACGGCGTGAGACATTGTGAAACGGATGTCTATGTATTTGCATGGATTTGTCAAGAAGACACTCGATCAATACATATatacaaaatatttaaaagaaataaaaggtaTGCCCATGACAGACTCGCTGTGGTGACCATTAAACGTCCAAGTGGCCCGATAATTCACGCAATGCTTCCAGCCATACCCTTTGTATCGACTCTTGACACGTCTCCTGCGACCGGAGCACACATCTTTAATGAGCGCTTCTTCATTAACGAGTCCTATATGCCAAACTTggacattttgaattttaagaCTAGCTTCAAGGAAACATCAAAGTGGCCcatgtcctttgcattcaagCATACACGAATATATTAAATGcgctgaaaaggaaaaatagtcataaaaaagaaagtctaTTCCCCGTTGATATTAAGATTGATATTTACTCATGAATGGCGATGTGGAAAGCAACCGAAATGTTCATGAAAGGGCTTAAGGGTACACATATAGCAATCCAATTAATTGAAGCGAAAAGAAAGACGCTTCATTGATATAtgtctttaaagaaaaatcatttttcgtGTGTATATACACGTGGAGCGTCGGGTAACCCGAACCCCCAGCGATACAAGACGTGATACCAGCGCAacaataatatttttataattgaTACTCTTCCAAGACGattcccccctccctttttttaaaggtttaaaaacgagaaattggagATCTAGAACAAACACACCATAGCAGCGAACGAAATGAGGATCTTATTGCTCGTTGTGGTTTTCTGTAAGTTGAATCGTTGCACTTGTGTTACACCAATCGCGTCAGAGGACCGTAATtgcaaagagagaaaaagaccGTAATCTACCCACGACAAACAATGGCGCGTGGAAATAGGCGGAGGTTTcgttcaaatttcatttagcGCGGTTTGCTTTTAAAACGGCTTCCGCTGTTTATTTTCAACATCTCTTTCGAAAGCAAAAGGCTTTGAAATCAGTTGTTCAGAATCGATAGAGCAGCCAGCAGCGCACGCAATAATTGCATGTAAATTAGATCAATGGATTCGTACAACCAGGTATGCATATCAAATATTCACAATTCAGCCTAGATATTATATACGCTATTGTTCGATATCATGTGCAAACTTGCTGCGAGTGGAGCAGACGTCATGTATAAATAATAGGGGCGGTATAGCTATTGTTTCAGACATTGAATTGCATATGGTCGTAATTCCCCTCTCTATATGTGTTACGTATACATTACGTAAACTTTTGTCATTATATGTCTGTGTGGTTATATACTATGTATTATACATTTTGTTGtgtaaaaaagacaaaagcgTTTAGCGATGATGGGTACCAAGTGGCGTACAAGATGCGCCAACGTGATCAACTTGTGCGGGACAAGTCCCGACTGCAAGCCGAATTGGACAGCGTAACGAGACAACTAGGGCGGGACACGTTACGGTTGCGCGATTTGCAGTATGCGGCTAAAGCGAGCGTGTTGAACGTGAGTGCTGGACATGAATGGAATTATCGCATAACGAAAAAATCATTCGTCAATGATGTCGGTGAgtttaaaagaacaaaaatggctttctttaatatttaaatgttAATTCGATATGTTTTAGAAGCAACTTGTCAATCGCTAAAAGCAGATTGCAATCGGCTCGAAGCTCACCAACTTTACCTTAGGCGAGAAATTTGCTCAATGGAACTCCAGATAACATCCCTACATCTTTGACGACATATACGGATCATTTCTTTTACGATCGGATTGTTTTTACATAACAACACCGGAAGCATTTTTGATACTGTCATGAcaacgactttttttttttaactttaaaatgttttccttcacTATCCTTTGAGTATTTACACGTAAACTCAAGCCAAgaataaaatgcaaaattttttccaaaacctTCCTCAACtctgcaacattttttttttcacgtaatTGTTTGAACATTCGTTCACTTttgaatggaaaagaaaaaaaggggggatagcttttttttttcgttcttacATTTCCGGCTGTAAAAGAGTTCAAGTTGACAAGTCGAGCGTAAACATAGAACGTGCCATGCAATATCCGTGAGTGTCTGCTGTTCCGTCGACTTCTTTTTCATGTACACATACTCTATGTACATATACCATCAAAGCCATACCCCACCACATGAGCGTATATAGCTAGGGTATTGatcatttccccctttttctttctttttttacgtatACACCCCCGAAAGGTACATATAATGCACCTACCGTAATGGTGGAAAACGAGGAATAGTTGAGAGGCCAAACGATGATGGCGCTATATAGAACATCAACCCAAAAACTATTGCTGTAATATTCGGCCGTGATCTCCCTGGAGGCCACAGTTCCATTAGGGAAATAGATCTTTCTTATATATGCATttttagaaagagagagagaaaaaaaattgagggtTTCTGTTCTTTTATTGCGTTTTGATCGCATATCTTTAGGAGCGTACTTTATACACGCGTGCGGTACTAAGGGTTGGGATTATCAGATCGGGGACTATTCTACATGTGGGACACATTTGAAACGGACCGATCATCATTCAAGATGATGTGGCAAtgaaatgttattttattgatcttttttttgcgtcatCTCTTTTGAAAGGATAGACATCTATAAATCATCAGCAATAAAAAGGGCATGGCTCGCGTGAAAAAACGGGATCACGCTAGTGTCATCTATCGCTCACGAGGCTAATCACGCTGTCAAACGAAATTCAGCTAAAAGGATGGAGGACATGTCTTTTCAAATTGACGCTAGACTTTCAGCTTAATCAATCaacaaataattaataacaacTAATGGCCCGGAAATGCGCTTCTTTGTGTCGTGACAAACCAGTTGGTCGTGAACGCTTCGTGTTGTTAGTCTAGGTGTGCAAAATGGGGTCTCTTTTTAACGAAATTCAGCCGCTGCTCAAGTTGATGCAATTTTTCGGTTTGCATTTTCAACTCGGTGATGAATTGAGCAAAATGAGCTTTTATTTCTTGCGCGTCTACGCTGCCCTTTGCCTCTTATTCAACATTAGCTGGAACAGTTACTCCACCGCTAAATTCATGAATTATTGGCCGAGGATAACGCTCTCCACCGTTAATGATTTCATTGATTGTTTTAATTCTGCGTTTGATATCATTGGCTCTCACGCAGCCATGTACTTGATGACATTTGGTAGTTTGTACGAAGTTCATAACTCTATCCAGCGGCTGGAACGTGTGCTGGGCACGCAATACAACCACAAATTACGCCATTCGTCGTGGATGGCCGTAGCTTTCGTCGTCTCTTTTGTAACATTTTGCTAATTGATTGTTTTTATAAACTTAATGCAATTATACAATTCACAAACATTGACAGGTTACAATGCAGTTATCGTTAACGGTTTATGATCGTGAAAGGTTTGCAAATTGGTACACCTATTACTCTTGGTT is a genomic window containing:
- the LOC130691673 gene encoding uncharacterized protein LOC130691673, producing the protein MDSYNQTKAFSDDGYQVAYKMRQRDQLVRDKSRLQAELDSVTRQLGRDTLRLRDLQYAAKASVLNVSAGHEWNYRITKKSFVNDVEATCQSLKADCNRLEAHQLYLRREICSMELQITSLHL